The following proteins come from a genomic window of Chelmon rostratus isolate fCheRos1 chromosome 23, fCheRos1.pri, whole genome shotgun sequence:
- the zgc:109889 gene encoding wiskott-Aldrich syndrome protein family member 3: MPLVKRNIEPRHLCRGALPDGVTSELECVTNSTLAAIIKQLGSLSRHAEDIFGELFNEANSFYLRMSSLQERVDQLAVKVTQLDSTVEEVSLQDINMRKAFKSSTIQDQQVVSRTSVPNPVVEMYHRCDKPPPLNILSPYRDDKKDALKFYTDPSYFFNLWKEKMLQATEDKRKEKRRQKVWLSGCPAHPDRPHSRQAPPRSPLSISEQQRQVEDPGREVKKVRKARNRRQEWNVLAYDKEFRPDARLTPSPYHGMSSEGSLSPDSRSMASDSYPASPNHPSTQAPSTVHPTDHLARDHLSAAAQTQSLDRGLRPANQPSAAGGPAAAGRHAASLGRTPSGHGVQGGGDPTVNGPRQQSVKEYRAGHGGQPSTIPEYYIPPAPPPPPPTIPSAQTAFDSTTAPPSAAASAVPPTSSALSRPYSPSPPPPPANYVPSPAHPPSGAPPAAPPPPPPGAPSGLQAHPSPPHAAVGQSAVDAPPTTRKSTMLGMIPMSDARSDLLAAIRRGIQLRKVQEQREQEAKREPVGNDVATILSRRIAVEYSESDDDSELDENEWSD; the protein is encoded by the exons ATGCCGTTAGTGAAGAGGAACATCGAGCCCCGGCACTTGTGCCGTGGGGCGTTGCCAGATGGGGTGACCAGTGAGCTGGAGTGTGTTACCAACAGCACCCTGGCGGCCATCATCAAACAGCTGGGCAGTCTGA GTCGCCATGCAGAGGACATTTTCGGAGAGCTGTTCAACGAAGCCAACAGCTTCTACCTGAGGAtgagcagcctgcaggagagagTGGACCAGCTGGCCGTGAAAGTCACCCAGCTCGACTCCACTGTGGAGGAAG tCTCTCTGCAGGACATAAACATGAGGAAGGCCTTCAAGAGTAGCACCATCCAGGACCAGCAGGTGGTGTCGAGGACCTCCGTCCCCAACCCTGTGGTGGAGATGTACCACCGCTGTGACAAACCACCTCCGCTCAACATCCTCAGCCCCTACAG GGATGACAAGAAGGACGCGCTGAAGTTCTACACTGACCCCTCGTACTTCTTCAACCTGTGGAAGGAGAAGATGCTGCAGGCCACCGAGGACAAACGCAAGGAGAAGAGACGGCAGAAGGTGTGGCTGAGC GGCTGTCCGGCCCACCCTGACAGGCCCCACTCCAGACAGGCCCCACCCAGGAGCCCCCTGTCCATCTCT gagcagcagaggcaggtTGAGGACCCGGGCAGAGAGGTGAAGAAG GTGCGTAAGGCTCGCAACCGGCGTCAGGAGTGGAACGTCCTGGCCTACGACAAGGAGTTCAGACCAGACGCCAGGCTCACACCCTCCCCTTACCATGGCATGTCCTCAGAAGGCTCCCTGTCCCCTGAtagcag GTCAATGGCGTCCGACTCCTACCCAGCCAGCCCCAACCACCCCTCCACTCAAGCCCCCAGCACCGTCCACCCCACCGACCACCTCGCCAGGGACCACCTCAGTGCCGCGGCCCAGACTCAGTCACTGGATCGAGGCCTCAGGCCGGCCAACCAGCCCTCGGCAGCCGGAGGGCCCGCGGCGGCGGGGCGACACGCGGCCTCCCTTGGCAGGACCCCATCAGGACACGGGGTCCAGGGCGGTGGAGATCCGACGGTTAACGGGCCGAGGCAGCAGTCGGTTAAGGAATACCGAGCAGGGCATGG CGGACAGCCCTCCACCATCCCAGAGTACTATATCCCAcctgcccctccccctcctcccccaacCATCCCCTCCGCCCAGACCGCCTTCGACTCCACCACGGCCCCGCCCTCTGCCGCCGCCTCCGCTgtcccccccacctcctctgccctctcccGCCCCTActccccttcccctcctccacccccggCCAACTACGTGCCCTCCCCTGCCCACCCCCCGTCAGGTGCACCCCCTGCCGCTCCACcgcctcctccacctggagccccTTCAGGCCTCCAGGCCCACCCATCGCCGCCGCACGCCGCCGTCGGCCAGTCAGCAGTGGATGCGCCGCCCACGACGAGGAAGTCCACCATGCTGGGGATGATCCCGATGAGCGACGCCCGCTCCGACCTGCTGGCCGCCATACGTAGAG GTATCCAGCTGAGGAAGgtgcaggagcagagggagcaggaggcGAAGAGGGAGCCCGTCGGCAACGACGTGGCCACCATCCTGTCGCGCCGCATCGCTGTGGAGTACAGCGAGTCCGACGACGACTCCGAGCTCGACGAGAACGAGTGGTCTGActaa